AGGTATCCGTATAAACAGTGTAGCGCCTGGTGCGATTCAGACGCCAATTAATCGCGATGCCTGGGAAACTCAGGAGGCATTGAATGATCTGTTGAAACTTATTCCTTATAAAAGAATAGGACAACCAGCTGATATTGGAGCTGTTGCAGTATGGCTTGCCACTGATGAGTCAGACTATATCCACGGTGCGACAATATTCGTCGATGGAGGAATGACACTTTACCCCGGTTTTACAACAAACGGATAATTGACCCTATGAAAAATAATACAACTGAGCAAATCAGATTAAACGAACATTATTCAGGCAGCCATAACTGGATGAAGTGGGGTCCTTACCTCAGTGAACGACAATGGGGAACAGTACGCGAAGATTACAGCCCCGACGGAAGTGCCTGGGACTATTTTCCGCACGATCATGCACGCAGCCGTACTTACCGGTGGGGCGAAGACGGACTGGCTGGAATAAGCGATGAATTCTGCAACCTCTGTTTTAGTGTTGGATTATGGAACGGTAATGATCCTATCATAAAGGAACGGATGTTCGGATTAACCGGATCGGAAGGTAATCACGGGGAAGATGTAAAAGAACTCTATTACTACCTCGACAGTACTCCAACTCATTCTTACATGAAGCATCTTTACAAGTATCCACAGAGAGCTTTCCCTTATGATGAATTGACAAAGAGAAACCGTGAAAGGTCCAAACTGGAGAATGAATATGAATTAACCGATACAGGGATATTCAGAGATAACCGCTACTTCGACGTTTTTACTGAGTACGCAAAGGCAGACGAGGAAGACATCCTGATTAAGATAACAATTCACAACCGGGCTGCTGAGCAAGCTTCTGTATCAGTGCTGCCAACACTTTGGCTGCGTAACCTCTGGAGTTTTGGACTAATTAAGGAACGTCCTTCAATAAGCAAAGGTAGAATTGCAAAAGGATCAGCTTATGTAAAAGTCAGACACGAATCGCTTGGCGACTATTATCTCTGGTTTGAAAAACCTGACAGGGTTCTGTTCACTGAAAATGAGACAAATACAGAACGGATATTTGGCCGGCCGAATCTTACTCCTTTTGTTAAGGATGCAATTAATGATGCTGTAATAAGTCAACAGTTCGATCTGTTCGAAAACAAAAACGAAGGCACAAAGGTCTCTCCTTTATATGAACTTATAATTGAAGGAGGTGGAAGCAGTGAAATAAGGCTTCGTCTTTCCAAAAATTTAGTTAAAGACAGCCCTTTAACACATGATTTTGAGGAAATATTCAATACCCGGATTTCAGAAGCTGACGAATTCTACAATGAGTTATGTGTAGAGGACAAAGAACTTAAAAACATTCAGCGTCAGGCTTTTGCAGGAATGTTATGGAGTAAGCAATATTATAATATAGATATTCCCCAGTGGCTTAATGGCGATCCCGGGCAGATAGTACCTCCTGCAGGCAGAAAAACCGGTCGCAACAGCAATTGGTTGACACTTAATAATGAAGATATAATCTCTATGCCCGATAAGTGGGAATATCCATGGTATGCGGCATGGGATCTTGCTTTTCACTGTGTTCCTCTGGCAATGGTTGACCCCGATTTTGCAAAAAATCAACTTATACTTTTCCTGAGAGAATGGTATATGCGTCCGAGCGGACAATTGCCTGCCTATGAATGGTCGTTCAGCGATGTAAATCCACCTGTTCATGCCTGGGCATCCCTTCAGGTTTACCGTCTTGAAAAAAAGACCGGAGGTAAAGGTGATATTGACTTCCTAAAGAAAGTCTTTCAAAAACTACTTATCAACTTCACATGGTGGGTCAACAGGAAGGACCATAAAGAAAATAATGTTTTTGAAGGAGGGTTTCTTGGTCTCGATAATATCGGGGTGTTCGACCGCAGTACTTTTATCCCCGGAGGGGGTCATCTTGAGCAGGCTGACGGTACCAGCTGGATGGCAATGTACAGTTTAAATATGCTTGATATGGCTCTGGAAATTGCCCAGGAAGATTCAACTTTTGAAGATGTTGCTACAAAGTTCTTTGAGCATTTTGTCTACATCGCCGAGTCACTTAACCGGATGGGTGAAGACTGGACCGGAGCATGGGACGAGAAAGAGGGATTCTTTTACGACATACTTGCCAATCCTGATGGGTCGTACATCCCGCTCAAAGTTCGTTCACTGGTAGGTTTAACATCATTCTTTGCAACACTGATTCTTGATAAAGAGAGACTGAAAAATGTTCCTGACTTTGTAAAAAGGTTAGAGTGGTTTCGAAATTACAGGCTTCATAACCAGTTCTATATCGTTATTGAAGAGATGAAGGACAACGAAGATATTATCCTTTCACTTACGCCACGAAAGAGACTTCAGAGACTCCTGAAAGCATTGCTCAATGAAGACGAGTTTCTATCTCCCGGAGGGATAAGAAGCGTTTCTAAAATTCATGAAAAGCCTTATAGTGTAAAAATTAATGGTGATGAATATGGATTAAAGTATGAACCGGGCGAAAGCACAAACTCCCTCTTTGGAGGAAACTCCAACTGGAGGGGACCCGTTTGGATGCCAATGAACTATATGTTGGTGCAGTCACTTCGAACTTTGTTTCAATATTATGGAAAGAGTCTTTCAGCAGCGTGTCCTGCCGGCTGTGAAGAACTCAGTAATCTTGATCAGATTGCAGATGACATTTCCAACGGTATCATATCCCTTTTTAAACCTGATGAGAACGGTAAAAGGCCGGTACACGGAGATAATCTGTTATATCAGAATGATCCTCATTTCAAAGATCTTATACTGTTCTATGAGTATTTCCAAGGAGATAACGGAAGAGGAATAGGCGCTTCACACCAAACCGGATGGACCGGACTGGTTGCCGAATTAATCGATAAACTTTATAAAAAACATTAGCAATTCACGTTTTCAACAAGGAAACTCCTACTACTTAATTATTACCTGAAATATGTTAAAATTAGATTCATACAATTCAAAAGAGACCTTAAACAAGGAGTGGATCGTTACAAACGGTATAGGTGGATATTCTTCATCCACAATTTCCGGTGCAAACACCCGACGTTATCACGGCTTACTTGTAGCCACGCATAATCCGCCTGTACAGAGAGAAATACTTGTATCAAAAACTGATGAAAGTATTATCCTTCCCGGAGGCAACAGAATCGATCTTGGCACAGGATTATATCCATGCACTGTTTTTCCAAAAGGATTCGAGAATATTGAAAGTTTTGAACGTACTCCTATCCCCAGAGTTGTGTTCTCAGTCCGCAAATTCTCAGTTTGCAAATCCATCTTCATGGTAAATGGATCAAATACAACTGTAATTGAATATGAGAACACAGGAAAAACTTCAGCTGAATTATCCATAACACCCTCATTTGTTCATCGCGATTACCATAACCTGTTTAAAGAAGATGCTGGTTATGATTATTATTATGAGTTGGAAAAAAACAAACTGAAAATTCATTCGCATTATGGTTCAATACCATTATTTGTAAGTTTTTCTAAAGGTAAATTCGCTGAAGAACGCAACTGGATCAGGAACAACGAATATATTCAGGATCTTAAGCGTGGGCAGGAGTCTCTTGAAGATGTTTACAGCATCGGGAATATTATCTTTACCCTAGAACCGGACGAAAAAGCATATCTGGTGTTTTCCACCGAACAGGAAATGTCTGTAGCTGATCCTGTAAAACTTAAAGAAAATGAGATTCAGAGAATTTCTTCACTTATCCCCGGTGACACAGAAGATAGTTTTCTTGCTGACCTTTGCGTTACAGCAGATCAGTTTCTTGTAAAACGCAAATCAACAGAAAGATACACTGTCATTGCAGGTTATCATTGGTTCACCGACTGGGGAAGGGACACTATGATAGCCTTACAGGGACTGGGTATTGAAACCGGGAAAAAAGATATAAGCAGATCAGTTCTCGAAACCTTTTTCAGCACAATAAGCATGGGAATGCTTCCAAACAGGTTTTCGGATAATCAATATGATTATCCGGAGTATAACACTATTGATGCCACTCTATGGCTGTTTGATACAGTATATAGATATTACAAAAAATTCGGTGATAAAGAATTTATAAGGGAAAATCTCCATCATCTTGAGGGGATAATACTATCTCATATTAATGGCACCAGATATAACATACATTTGACTGAGGAGGGATTTATTTACGGAGGAGAAGGCCTTTCTCAACTTACCTGGATGGACGCCCGTATCGGCGATTATGTTGTAACTCCCCGTCATGGCTGTCCGGTTGAAATTCAGGCATTATGGTTTAATGCCCTGAATATTTATCTTTACTTCAGCTCGCAACTAAAAATCGGTTCCTCTCTTTTTAATGAGAAGGTGAAGGAGCTGTCAAAAAAGATCAAAACCAACTTCCCTGTTTATTTCTTTAATGAGTATGGCTATCTTCACGATGTAATTATACCTGGGATAAGTGCTGATCCCTGCATCCGTCCGAACCAGATTTATGCGCTCAGTCTACCTTTCCCACTTATAGACAAGAAAAAAGGAAAAAGTATTCTTGCAACAATCGAGAAGAGTCTATACACTCCGTTCGGGTTACGTACACTTTCTTCAGAACATATTGATTTCAGGCCTGTGTACGAAGGCAATCAGTGGAAACGCGACACAGCCTATCACCAGGGTACAGTATGGCCCTTCCTGTTGTCAGATTATTTCGAGGCCTGTATATATGTTCATGGCAATACGCCGGAAGTCTCAAAGAAAATTAAGGAGTCTGTTGATGTCTTGCGATCTCATTTCTATGAATCGGGGTGCATAAATGGTGTTTCAGAAATATTTGACGGTATAAAACCAGTTGAAGGTAAGGGTGCGGCTAACCAGGCATGGTCGGTAAGTGCATTGATAAGGATCTTATCATTACAAAAAAACAGAAATAAATGATTCAATCTCAACTAATACCGGCATTTCGCAAAAACTGGAGTACTTACCTTATCGAGGCCTGGGCGTTAGGAATGTTTATGGTATCAGCCTGCTTCTTTGTAATTATTATTGAACACCCCGACATGCCTGTAAGGAACATGATTCAAGATGCTTTTGTCAGAAGAATGATGACAGGGCTTGCAATGGGAATTACTGCTATATTACTAATCTATTCGAAATGGGGGATACGATCAGGCGCTCACATGAATCCTGCAGTAACAATTACTTTTCTTATTCTCAACAGGATACGCAGGGAAGATGCTTTCTGGTATATAGCGTTTCAATTTGCAGGTGGTTTTTTTGGGATTGCAATATTTAAACTTTTTCTATTCAACTATATTTCATTTCCTACAGTAAATTATGTTGTTACAATCCCCGGCCAACAGGGGGAACTGGTTGCACTTGGAATAGAGTTTCTTCTTTCAGCTATACTTATTACTGTTGTTCTTATAAGCAGCAACTATACGAAAATAGCACCATACACGGGCTTCATTGTTGGAATACTGCTTTTACTTTATATAACTTTTACAGCACCAATGTCGGGCATGAGCATAAATCCTGCACGCACATTTGCTTCCGCTGTCAACTCCGGTGAATGGTACGGCTGGTGGCTCTATTTTCTCGGGCCGGTTTCCGGGATGCTAAGCGGTGGCTATTTTTACCGTTCATGGTATCGCAGAAAAAATCAGGGAGATTGCACAACAATGAGCATGCATCTTTCAGGATATAAGAACAATTGTCAGACCTATGATGTATTTGGTCCGAAAAAACTTCTTCTTAATAATTCAGGCAGGGAGAAACAGAAATCATGACAAAAAAAACGTTTTTACTAATTGCAACTTTAATCACTCTGAGTTCTGCTTGCGGACAAACCCGGACAGATAATTCAGGTAAACAGAAAGATATGCACAAATACACAAATGAGCTCATCAACGAAAGCAGCCCTTATTTACTGCAACATGCTCATAATCCGGTTAACTGGTATCCCTGGGGCGAAAAAGCACTGAATAAGGCAAAGGATGAAAATAAATTGCTCCTAATCAGCATAGGATACTCTGCCTGTCACTGGTGCCATGTTATGGAACATGAATCCTATGAAGACACTACTGTAGCAAGAATAATGAATGAGCATTACGTATGCATCAAAGTGGACAGGGAGGAAAGACCGGATATTGATCAGATATATATGGATGCCGCATATCTGACAACCGGCAGTGGTGGATGGCCTCTTAATGTTCTGGCTTTGCCGGATGGAAGACCCTTTTTCGCCGGCACATATTTCACTAAGAATAACCTTATAAAAATTCTTGATTATTTCATTGATATTCAGAAAAAAGATCCGTCCTCCCTGATTGAACAGGCTGAAAAAATTACAAATGGGATTAAGCTATCTGAGAACATTGAACTAAAGAATGATAAAGTCATTCTGACAAAAAATGATCTTGACAACATTTTTAACAAGTTTAAAGTAAATATTGATTTCAGTAAAGGTGGTATAAATGGGGCGCCTAAGTTTCCAATGCCTTCTGTTTGGGAATATCTTCTGCATTACTATTCCCTGAATAATAATCCTGATGCTTTAAAGGCAGTTACATCAACTTTGGATAATGCGGCTGCAGGAGGTATCTACGACCAGATTGGTGGTGGTTTTTCACGTTATTCGACAGATGAGAAATGGCATGTACCGCATTTTGAAAAGATGTTATATGATAATGCACAACTCGTCAGTCTCTTTTCGCATGCATGGCAGGTGACCAAAAATCCGGCTTATAAAAGGATAGTTAATGAAACCCTTGAATTTGTTGAGAATGAACTGACTTCTCCGGAAGGAGGATTTTATTCATCACTTGATGCCGATAGCGAAGGAGAGGAAGGGAAATTCTATACATGGACTAAAGAAGAAGTTGAATCTGTTCTTGGAAAAGATGCACCACTATTCATTGATTATTTTAACATTACAAACACAGGAAACTGGGCAAAAGATAAAAATATTCCATTCAGAAAATCTACCAGTGATGACCTCTTAAAAAAATATGAAATCAGTCAGCATGATCTTCAAATTAAGATAGACAATAGCAGGGAAATTTTATTGAAAGTCCGCAACAAAAGGGTTAAACCCGGACTTGATGATAAAATTCTTACATCATGGAATGCACTTATGCTGAAAGGATATATTGACGCGTACAGAGCATTTGGAGAAGAAAAGTATCTGAAAGCAGCTCTTATAAATGCTGATTTCCTGACCAATAAAGCAATAGGTAATAATAGAGAGATCACCCGTAATTACAAAAACGGGAAAACTACAGTACCGGGTTTACTCGATGATTATTCTTTTACGATTTCTGCATTTATTGATCTGTACCAGGCGACCTTCGATGAAAAATGGCTGTACCAGGCAAATGAACTAACAGATTATACGATACGGCATTTCTTCGATACTTCATCAGGCATGTTTTACTATACCCCTGATAATCATTCAGAGCTGATAGCTAGAAAAATGGAGATATCGGATAATGTAATTCCCTCATCGAATTCGGAAATGGCTAACAATCTATTTTTACTTGGGAATTATTTTAATAATGAAAAATTCATCCGAAAAGCACAACAAATGCTTCAAAATGTGCAAAATAATTTACTGCAGAATATCTTCTCCTATTCCAATTGGGGACTATTGGAAATACATTTTATAAAACCATTATATGAAGTTGCAATTGTTGGATCAGACTGGGATGCTATAAAAAAAACCTTTGACAAAAATTATCTTCCGGATGCCATATACCTCGGAGGAAAGAACGAAGGAACTTTGGAACTACTTGAAAATAAGCTGGTGCCGGATCAGACAACTATTTATGTCTGTGTGAATAAAGCATGTAAAATCCCTGTCACTGAAGCAGAGCTGGCTTTGAAGCAGATGAAATAAGCAATATGAAATTATTAAATAAATTTATAATTATGACAAACGTAAATGCTCAAACAAAAAGAACAGCCAACGAGGTAAAAGGATTATCAGTTGGAACAAAGGCCCCGTCTTTTTCAGCAACTGATGCCGGCTTAAACTTCTTCACTCTGGAAGATGCTCTTAAAAAAGGGCCGTTGGTAATGATCTTTTACCGCGGTTTCTGGTGTCCCTATTGCAACAAACACCTGGCACATTTACAGGAGAACCTGAAACAAATTACAGAAAAAGGTGCAAGTGTGATAGCCATTTCACCTGAGAAACCTGAATATCTTGAAAAAATGGCCTCGAAATCTGGTGTTAAATTTACTCTTCTTTACGATGAAGGAAATAAGATATCGGATGCATATGATGTAACTTTTACTCCTGGTTCAATGGACCTTTTTGTATATAATTACATACTAAACGGAAAATTAAAACGCACTCATTCTGATGATTCGCAGCGGTTACCAATTCCTGCCACATATATAATTAATAAAGATGGTATAATTGTATGGAGGCAATTCGACCCTGACTATAAAAAGCGTTCCACTGTTAAAGACATAATATCTAACCTGCCATGAATATCAAAATTTATTCTGTAATAACCTGCCCTATCTGCGGTTATAACAAAGAAGAAAAAATGCCGGAAGATGCCTGTCAGTTTTTCTATGAATGTGAGAATTGCAAAACAGTTATTAAACCAAAAGATGGAGACTGCTGTGTTTATTGCTCATACGGAACAGAAAAATGTCCTTCAAAACAAAATTAGTGTTACCTGCAAGCACATCAACGAAACACCGTGCAGTGTAAATGACAATCATTCACGCAAATATTGCAGAATTTATTTTGCCATTTGGTGAATAATACCTATTTTTTATGCATTGAAACAAACTCCGTCCGGTAACATAGTCTATTTCTGATGCTAAATATCAAAAAATGGGTAATGAAATTCGACATTTAAAAGAAAAAGTAAAAGAGCTTGAGTCGGAAATTTCATTTCTTAAGCAACAACAAGTTGATATTACTGAGGCAAAGGAATTGTATTTGAAAATCTTCGAAGAGTTCCCAGCTTTGATCTGGCGTTCACGTTTAGATAAATTGTGTGATTATTTTAATAAGACCTGGCTTGATTTTACAGGCAGAACAATGGATCAAGAATTTGGCAATGGATGGGCAGAAGGTGTTCATCCTGATGATTTCGATTTTTGTTTACAAACTTACGTCACTGCATTTGATAAAAGAGAATCCTTTTTAATGGATTATCGCATGAAAAATAAATTTGGGGAATATCGCTGGTTAAGAGATTTTGGTCGGCCTTTTTACGATTTGGACAACACCTTTCTGGGATACATTGGTTCATGCTACGATATAACAGAAAATAAAAAAAACGAACTTAAACTCGTAGAATTAAATGCAACAAAAGACAAATTCTTCTCCATCATTGCACACGACCTGAAAAGTCCCTTTAATTCTATAATTGGGTTCAGTGAACATCTTGTCGAAGTTGTCAGAGAAAAGGACTACGAAAAAATCGAAGAATTTTCTGAAATCATACTCCAATCATCAAACAGGGCAATGGACCTGCTTTTGAACCTGATGGAATGGTCTCAATCACAGACCGGCAGGCTGAAATTCAATCCTGAAAATCTCGAAATGTGTACACTTATTAAGGACGTGACACTCTTATTAAATGGTGTGGCTGACCAAAAGTCAATTTCAATTACAAATTCAATACCTCACAAAGTATATGTAGTAGCTGATAAGCCCATGATTAGCACCGTGTTAAGAAACCTGGTGTCAAATTCTATTAAATTTACCGATCCAGGTGGGAATATTATTATCTCAATACTTGAGAATTACAAAGATTTAACTGTTTCGATAAGAGATAACGGAGTTGGAATACCTGAAGAGAGAATTGACAAATTATTCCGTCTAGATGAAAATTATTCAACTCCGGGCACGCTGAAAGAAAAAGGAACAGGATTGGGGCTGATCCTGTGTAAGGAATTTATTGCAAAACACAATGGGGAAATATGGGTGGAGAGTAAGCCAGGTATTGGATCCATTTTTTACTTTTCAATCCCATTAAGTATATAAATTAATCGCATAAGAATTAATTCTAAATTGCTGCCATTAACTTCAAATCTAACAATCAATCACAAGTTTGGTTTGTGGACTTCATAAGAGGTAAATGATTTGTCAAAACAAATTAAGTATTACTTTTTTGTCAGGTTCCTAAAAAAATACGACTATCATACTACTATGAGAACAAATTAATACTAATTACAATGATCAGTAAATTACCAGATTGTATAGTCAATTTAATCAGGGAACTTAACAGTGTCACAGATGTAACTAACGAAATTGTATCTGAAGTTATGGTAAGAGCAGGACTTTCTGAAGATGCCCTATTCCCCTATAACCTTTTCAATCATACAGGTACCGAAAGTTATGGCCGCAGATTACTATATGAAAGTGATAAATTCAGGATCCTTCTTATGACGTGGAACCCTGGTGATTTTACAGCTATACATAACCATGGTGTAACCGAATGGGGTGGTGTATATTTCTTTGGAAATGCTACCCATAGATTATATGAAACAGAGTATGGCAATTTGAAATTATCACGAAAAGATATTTTTGAAAAAGGTCAGACTGCTGCAGTTTGTGGTGACCTGACTCACTTGATGGGCAATTCTGGCAAAACCGGGTTTATGACTCTTCATATCTATGGGTCAAATAAAAATCTGAACGATAGTTTAAATAAAGAGAAAGTTTTTCTTCCGGAACATAAATTACTTGCAACTACAAGCGGGCCTGCATTTCTGAATGTTGCAGAAGAGATTAAAACCAGTGAAGAATTTTTTAATAACTATACCGAAGAAACCCTCCTGGACTATTTTGATCTGATCAAACCATTTTATATGAGAAATAAAAGGGATGATCTGTTACTAACAATCAGCAGTTTTGAAAAAGACATAGATACATATTACAACAATGAGAATCAGTAATAAGACCATATTGATTTTCAATAACATTATTAAAATATTTCAATAATTATTACGACCAATGAATAACAAAGATCTATTACGGTACTCCTTTGAAAGAGTTGAAAAATACATCAATTCAAACGATGATAATATTTCTCCCGTTGTGAAGTTCAAATCTCCGGTAGAGTTATCAGAGATTTTTAATTTCCCGGTTGATGAAGAGGGCGTATCACAAACCGAATTCACAGATCAGATTGAGAAGTATCTTGAATATTCGGTACGCACCGGTAACAAACAGTTTCTGAATCAGTTATATTCAGGCTTCAATTTCCCGGCCTTCCTTGGAGAGGTATTTACCGTTTTAGCCAACACTTCAATGTACACCTATGAAGTCGCTCCTGTGGCAACAATGATCGAGAAGGAGATGATAAAACTGATGAACTGCTATACCGGGTATGTTTCAGGCGACGGGATATTTGTGACAGGGGGCAGCAATGCCAATCTTGTTGCGATGCTTTCAGCCAGGAACAGGGTGTTCCCCGATGGGCGGTTTGAAGGCTATGACAGAAACCTTAAACTAACGGCTTTTGTTAATGAGCATGCTCATTATTCATTTGAAACAGCTGCAAATGTACTTGGTATTGGATCAAAAAATGTTATAAAAGTAAAAGCCGACTCTAATGGAAAACTTATCCCGGCAGAACTTGATAAAGCATTGCAGGAGTCAGTGTCAAAAGGTGAGCATCCGTTTTTTGTGGCAGCAACCTGTGCAACAACCCTGGCCGGTGCATACGACCCAATTGATGAGATGGCAGGGATCTGTGATAAATACAAGGTATGGCTCCATGCAGACGGTTCTTTTGGAGGCTCTCTGATCCTAAGCGAAAAGTATCGTCATCTGATGAAGGGGATAGAGAAAACCGATTCATTTGCATGGAATCCCCATAAACTGATGAATATCCCACTGGTATGTTCAGCCTTACTGGTAAATAAAAAAGAGACCCTCTACAAGAATATTACAGATATAAATACTGATTATATTTTTCATGATATTGATGAAGCGGAAGATCTGGGTAAAAAATCAATCCAGTGCGGACGCCGTGTGGATGCAGTTAAACTATGGTTTGCCTGGAAGTACTATGGGAAAAAAGGATATCGTGAACGCATCGATAATTCAGTAGAGATAGCAAAATATGCTGAAGAGACAGTAAAAAATCATCCTGATCTACAGTTGCTTATACCCCGTCAGTCTTTTACAGTATGTTTCAGGTATATCCCCGCTGAAGGAACAGATCTAAATGCATTCAACCTGGCCCTTCGTGAAAATCTTCGTAAAAGCGGGAAGAGCATAGTAAACTACGGATACATAGGCAAGCGACTTGCGATCAGGCTTGTAATTGCAAACTCAGAGACAAGAAAAAGCGATATTGATCTCTTCTTCAGTAATCTCTGCGAAACTGCAACTGAAATAAATAAAAAGATATTGCATGAAGCGTAAAAATCACACCGGGTTTGCCATCGCCATTGCCTGGCCAGAATTATACTGCAAGCAATCAGGAGGTTGGTACGAGCCTCTGACACAATTGCTGGGTGTAAACAGGAACAATTATTACAAAGCCGGTCATGCAGCTCTTGTATTGATAGATATTTTAAACAAAAAATGTCACTATTTTGATTTTGGACGATATCACTCGCCATTTGATCATGGAAGGGTCAGAGGTTCCATTACCGATCATGATCTTGAAATGAAAACAATTCCTTTGATATCATCAGAGGGAAAAACAATAGAGAACTATACCGATATTTTAAATGAGTTGCAGCTCAATCCTGCCTGTCACGGGGAAGGAAATATACATGCCTCTTATTGCCCTATAGATTTTAAGGAATCTTATGGTAAGGTAATTCAGATGCAGGAGGCTCATCATTGGCCATATGGACCATTCAGGTATAAAGGCAGTAATTGTTCGCGTTTTGTGAATACCGCAATACTTGCAGGCAGACCTGACTTTTGGCAGAAGGTCAGACTTAAGTGGTTAGTTCCTTTGACACCTACACCGCTTAATAATGTCAATTCACTTAACAATAAAATTATTTTGCCTAAACTTCTTAAAACCCAGCCATTCGTGCCATTCAAAAAGCTCAATAAAGAACAGATTAAAACTACACTTCTTCAACCTGAGCGAAATCCAGTGATACCGGAGAATGCACAATGGCTAAGCGGTGAAGGTGCGGGGTCGTGGTTTGATC
The nucleotide sequence above comes from Bacteroidales bacterium. Encoded proteins:
- a CDS encoding glycogen debranching enzyme family protein, which codes for MLKLDSYNSKETLNKEWIVTNGIGGYSSSTISGANTRRYHGLLVATHNPPVQREILVSKTDESIILPGGNRIDLGTGLYPCTVFPKGFENIESFERTPIPRVVFSVRKFSVCKSIFMVNGSNTTVIEYENTGKTSAELSITPSFVHRDYHNLFKEDAGYDYYYELEKNKLKIHSHYGSIPLFVSFSKGKFAEERNWIRNNEYIQDLKRGQESLEDVYSIGNIIFTLEPDEKAYLVFSTEQEMSVADPVKLKENEIQRISSLIPGDTEDSFLADLCVTADQFLVKRKSTERYTVIAGYHWFTDWGRDTMIALQGLGIETGKKDISRSVLETFFSTISMGMLPNRFSDNQYDYPEYNTIDATLWLFDTVYRYYKKFGDKEFIRENLHHLEGIILSHINGTRYNIHLTEEGFIYGGEGLSQLTWMDARIGDYVVTPRHGCPVEIQALWFNALNIYLYFSSQLKIGSSLFNEKVKELSKKIKTNFPVYFFNEYGYLHDVIIPGISADPCIRPNQIYALSLPFPLIDKKKGKSILATIEKSLYTPFGLRTLSSEHIDFRPVYEGNQWKRDTAYHQGTVWPFLLSDYFEACIYVHGNTPEVSKKIKESVDVLRSHFYESGCINGVSEIFDGIKPVEGKGAANQAWSVSALIRILSLQKNRNK
- a CDS encoding glucosidase, giving the protein MKNNTTEQIRLNEHYSGSHNWMKWGPYLSERQWGTVREDYSPDGSAWDYFPHDHARSRTYRWGEDGLAGISDEFCNLCFSVGLWNGNDPIIKERMFGLTGSEGNHGEDVKELYYYLDSTPTHSYMKHLYKYPQRAFPYDELTKRNRERSKLENEYELTDTGIFRDNRYFDVFTEYAKADEEDILIKITIHNRAAEQASVSVLPTLWLRNLWSFGLIKERPSISKGRIAKGSAYVKVRHESLGDYYLWFEKPDRVLFTENETNTERIFGRPNLTPFVKDAINDAVISQQFDLFENKNEGTKVSPLYELIIEGGGSSEIRLRLSKNLVKDSPLTHDFEEIFNTRISEADEFYNELCVEDKELKNIQRQAFAGMLWSKQYYNIDIPQWLNGDPGQIVPPAGRKTGRNSNWLTLNNEDIISMPDKWEYPWYAAWDLAFHCVPLAMVDPDFAKNQLILFLREWYMRPSGQLPAYEWSFSDVNPPVHAWASLQVYRLEKKTGGKGDIDFLKKVFQKLLINFTWWVNRKDHKENNVFEGGFLGLDNIGVFDRSTFIPGGGHLEQADGTSWMAMYSLNMLDMALEIAQEDSTFEDVATKFFEHFVYIAESLNRMGEDWTGAWDEKEGFFYDILANPDGSYIPLKVRSLVGLTSFFATLILDKERLKNVPDFVKRLEWFRNYRLHNQFYIVIEEMKDNEDIILSLTPRKRLQRLLKALLNEDEFLSPGGIRSVSKIHEKPYSVKINGDEYGLKYEPGESTNSLFGGNSNWRGPVWMPMNYMLVQSLRTLFQYYGKSLSAACPAGCEELSNLDQIADDISNGIISLFKPDENGKRPVHGDNLLYQNDPHFKDLILFYEYFQGDNGRGIGASHQTGWTGLVAELIDKLYKKH
- a CDS encoding AhpC/TSA family protein, whose amino-acid sequence is MTNVNAQTKRTANEVKGLSVGTKAPSFSATDAGLNFFTLEDALKKGPLVMIFYRGFWCPYCNKHLAHLQENLKQITEKGASVIAISPEKPEYLEKMASKSGVKFTLLYDEGNKISDAYDVTFTPGSMDLFVYNYILNGKLKRTHSDDSQRLPIPATYIINKDGIIVWRQFDPDYKKRSTVKDIISNLP
- a CDS encoding aquaporin — encoded protein: MIQSQLIPAFRKNWSTYLIEAWALGMFMVSACFFVIIIEHPDMPVRNMIQDAFVRRMMTGLAMGITAILLIYSKWGIRSGAHMNPAVTITFLILNRIRREDAFWYIAFQFAGGFFGIAIFKLFLFNYISFPTVNYVVTIPGQQGELVALGIEFLLSAILITVVLISSNYTKIAPYTGFIVGILLLLYITFTAPMSGMSINPARTFASAVNSGEWYGWWLYFLGPVSGMLSGGYFYRSWYRRKNQGDCTTMSMHLSGYKNNCQTYDVFGPKKLLLNNSGREKQKS
- a CDS encoding thioredoxin domain-containing protein, giving the protein MHKYTNELINESSPYLLQHAHNPVNWYPWGEKALNKAKDENKLLLISIGYSACHWCHVMEHESYEDTTVARIMNEHYVCIKVDREERPDIDQIYMDAAYLTTGSGGWPLNVLALPDGRPFFAGTYFTKNNLIKILDYFIDIQKKDPSSLIEQAEKITNGIKLSENIELKNDKVILTKNDLDNIFNKFKVNIDFSKGGINGAPKFPMPSVWEYLLHYYSLNNNPDALKAVTSTLDNAAAGGIYDQIGGGFSRYSTDEKWHVPHFEKMLYDNAQLVSLFSHAWQVTKNPAYKRIVNETLEFVENELTSPEGGFYSSLDADSEGEEGKFYTWTKEEVESVLGKDAPLFIDYFNITNTGNWAKDKNIPFRKSTSDDLLKKYEISQHDLQIKIDNSREILLKVRNKRVKPGLDDKILTSWNALMLKGYIDAYRAFGEEKYLKAALINADFLTNKAIGNNREITRNYKNGKTTVPGLLDDYSFTISAFIDLYQATFDEKWLYQANELTDYTIRHFFDTSSGMFYYTPDNHSELIARKMEISDNVIPSSNSEMANNLFLLGNYFNNEKFIRKAQQMLQNVQNNLLQNIFSYSNWGLLEIHFIKPLYEVAIVGSDWDAIKKTFDKNYLPDAIYLGGKNEGTLELLENKLVPDQTTIYVCVNKACKIPVTEAELALKQMK